From a single Paenibacillus sp. FSL W8-0426 genomic region:
- a CDS encoding DNA cytosine methyltransferase, whose translation MTQTYNVLDLFSGAGGMSEGFLRAGFNIPLATDYSQEAAQTYINRHKQLGYSNLRFFNGDIRTLSSRDTFNDFASDTKISVVIGGPPCQGFSLSGKRDKSDERNTLFLEYLRVVSLSNPDYFVMENVEGILSYRINKIIGLFNDEYNNELVTDIILSESEKLGYKVKFKLLNAKDYGVPQNRPRVIFLGYRAKKIRDVFYPLVPEPQFPKAQNTIITVSDAISDLRFLKMGENKETYDNRYKKTEYQKKLISGLTPNINGDTIPSTKLSNHVASRHKKNTLERFSLLKPGEGIEGLLERLTTDEYEKHFTKKYRCFKLHQNQVSPTVLTLPDDIIHYDLKNPRILSVRELARIQSFDDSFQFVGNRTTGGDRRKFETPQYTQVGNAVPPIFAYSIAKEIMKALKQIEKAEKTNLINYNETLALQY comes from the coding sequence ATGACACAAACGTATAATGTACTTGATTTATTCTCAGGTGCAGGAGGAATGTCTGAAGGTTTTTTACGTGCAGGTTTCAATATCCCTTTAGCCACTGACTATAGTCAAGAAGCAGCCCAAACATATATTAATAGACATAAACAATTAGGATATTCAAACTTGAGATTTTTTAATGGAGATATCAGAACGTTATCTTCAAGGGATACTTTTAATGACTTTGCTTCGGACACTAAGATATCTGTTGTAATAGGTGGCCCACCTTGTCAAGGATTTAGTCTAAGTGGAAAAAGAGATAAATCGGATGAAAGAAATACCCTCTTTTTAGAATATTTAAGAGTAGTAAGTTTGAGTAACCCAGATTATTTCGTGATGGAAAACGTTGAAGGAATCCTATCTTATCGAATAAATAAGATTATCGGGCTTTTTAATGATGAATATAATAACGAATTAGTCACTGACATTATTCTATCTGAATCCGAAAAATTAGGTTATAAAGTAAAGTTTAAATTATTAAATGCTAAAGATTATGGTGTTCCTCAAAACAGACCTAGAGTTATTTTCCTAGGTTATAGGGCAAAAAAAATACGTGATGTGTTTTATCCTTTAGTCCCTGAGCCTCAATTCCCCAAAGCACAAAATACTATTATTACTGTATCTGATGCAATTTCGGATCTACGCTTTCTTAAAATGGGGGAGAACAAAGAAACATACGATAATCGTTATAAAAAAACCGAATATCAAAAAAAATTAATATCCGGATTAACTCCAAATATCAATGGAGATACCATACCTTCAACTAAATTGAGTAATCATGTTGCCTCAAGACATAAAAAAAACACATTAGAAAGATTTAGTTTACTAAAGCCAGGAGAAGGAATTGAAGGACTGTTAGAAAGACTTACTACGGATGAATATGAAAAACATTTCACAAAAAAATACAGGTGCTTTAAACTTCACCAAAATCAAGTTTCTCCTACTGTTTTAACCTTACCAGATGATATTATTCACTACGATTTGAAAAATCCAAGAATATTATCAGTACGAGAATTAGCACGAATTCAATCTTTTGATGATAGTTTCCAATTTGTAGGAAACAGAACAACTGGTGGTGATAGACGCAAATTTGAAACCCCTCAGTATACTCAGGTAGGAAACGCAGTACCTCCTATTTTTGCTTACTCAATTGCTAAAGAAATTATGAAGGCATTAAAACAAATAGAAAAAGCCGAAAAAACAAACCTCATTAATTACAATGAAACACTTGCTTTACAATACTAA
- a CDS encoding helix-turn-helix transcriptional regulator: MNEDREVLKLVGARIRALRKERGYSQESLGEKGGFHFSYIGQIERGEKNVSLMNLAKIAESLEVNLIQLFAYIDEDFEVTENEKEIKEIVQLLRDSSSDNIRVAKNVIKGILM; encoded by the coding sequence ATGAACGAAGACAGAGAAGTTTTGAAGCTGGTTGGAGCCAGAATTCGCGCATTACGCAAAGAAAGAGGGTATTCACAAGAATCCCTCGGAGAAAAAGGCGGATTTCATTTTTCATACATAGGACAGATCGAACGTGGAGAAAAGAACGTTTCTTTGATGAACTTGGCGAAAATCGCTGAGTCACTTGAGGTTAATTTAATACAGCTTTTCGCTTATATTGATGAGGACTTTGAGGTAACTGAGAATGAGAAAGAAATAAAAGAAATTGTGCAACTTCTAAGAGACTCTTCATCAGATAATATTCGCGTAGCTAAAAATGTTATAAAAGGAATATTAATGTGA